From Aegilops tauschii subsp. strangulata cultivar AL8/78 chromosome 5, Aet v6.0, whole genome shotgun sequence:
TTGCGACTGTCTAGAAAGACTCGAGCTGTGCTGTAGCCATAACATGCTCCCAAAGCTATCATGTATCAATCAAAACCCGAAGAAACCAAGCTCTGTCGCCCTCTCCTTCTCGAAGGTCTCAAAGTACTGGTATATGATGGTAACAGCCAACAGAATTCCGGTTCCTGAACCAATTGCGCCCATGAAATCAGCAAGAACAGTCAATGCGCCGATGCACACTCCACCAAATGCAGCGGCAGTAGGGATGTATCTGTTCAGTTCCTTTTGCAGGTTTGACTCACGATGACCTGGCATCACCATTTGTTGTTCCTGTTGGATTGCCAAGAATTAAATTAATTTAACAGTATGCTCTTGCGTAAAACAGTCTTTGCAAGTTGAAACTAGGTCACCAAAAATAGCTAATGAATCACCCCAATTTAACACTTCAATATTACAGCTAAATAATTACTGTGTAGCCATTGATGTCCCAACATCAGGCTTTCCAAGAACCCTATAAAGAACAAACTAGTTGCATACACAGATAATGTTGATGTTTTCTGACAACATGTCATCCTAGTTAAATGCTTTGTCACATTACACATGATACGTACTGCTGGCGCCCCAACATCAGGCTGGATATTATAAACATCCTACGAGAGACAAACAAGTTCTAGAAACAGATAACCATGTTTTATGAATGGATCCTATACCAAAACAATTTTGGTTTAAACAGTGGATGGAAGAGATGAAATTGCTTGGAAGTTTGTACAAATCTTTGGTGATATGCACCAATTTCAGAATTGGACAGCTTGGTACCGCACGTGAAAACAGACACATAGGAATCAAATCAATATTTTCCACAAAAGGAGTTGTGAGACTTGCTATATGTAAGAAGAGTAACCATACAAGACAAATACTGCATATGCATCATTTGTACCTTCAGCTGCTTAGCAACATCCTTGGCTGATGAACCAGAGACTTCAATCCATGTTTTTGAGAAGAGAGCACATGCTGACAGCATGAAGACCACATAGAACAATGCATGGAATGGATTCGCCAGAATATCAGCCATACTGCAGTTTCCATCAAAGGGTAAGTATACTGAACAGTATTTTCTTGACTAAGCAGTGACAAGAAATCAACTATTCACCTTGATGGTGCAGTTACATAGTAAGCAAGACCACCAACAGGGATAGAATGGCCAGAATATTCAGATTCTTTCCATATACCAAGAAGGTTAACCAGAAAGTTTCCACTGTACTTCCTGTAGAGAAGCTGCACCAACAATGAAAACGGTCAGCACCTAAACATGCATGCAAATGCTCACCCTACTATAGTTATTATAGATCTGGAACAGAAGCCTATACCTGGGATATGAAATACAGGTTGGTAATCAGGGCAGAGTGCAGAATGATGGGCATGTTTGAAGTGTAGAACAGCTTAATTGGGTATGAGCCTTGCTGCCCACGAGCATTCTTTGACCTCACTGGAAGCACAACACGGAAGCCTTGGAAATAGATAACTATGAGAAAGACCAGGACAGTAGCAAGCAAATTGGTCACATTTGGCAGATTCTGACGGTAGAAAGCTTCTCGTAGGGCACGGACTTTGTCTGATCGAGTAATCAACAGATGGAACAATGCAATGACAGCCCCTTCAAATTCAGCACCACGTCCACTGTTGATGGTGGTAGGGCTAAATGCCTTCCAGATGATATTCTCACTACATAGGATCAAATCAACCATAAGCCAACTAGCAACAGAGTAGCAGCACATCAATCAACAAGTAACAAAAATAAAGCTCAATATGCTTACCAGATATTGGTAGCAATGAAGAGAGAAATGCCAGAACCCAAACCATAGCCTTTCTGGAGAAGTTCATCTAGACAGATGACAATGATGCCAGCAAAGAAAAGCTGAAGTATGATGAGAATGGCATTTCCAGTTCCAAGTTGGCTCACACTGCCATACATTCCAGACAGAACATATGCCACAGCTTCCCCAATGGCAATCAGGATACCCAGCAACTTCTGTGCACCATTCCTGAGTAAATAAGTACAACATCAACACAATATTGCTGGAGATACAACATATGAATCAGCAAGCTTTAATATTTTCATTGGTCATTCACCGCACAAATGATAAACTACATATACATGAGACCATGAACAGAGCACTTATCAACATTAACCTTAGAAAGGAAAGTAACAACGAGATTCTGCTATTTTCGCAAATACTTACAGCAGAGCACGATCCTCTCTCACACTGTTGTCAACTTCAATAATCTTGGATCCCACTAGAAGTTGCATAACCATTCCAGATGTCACAATTGGGGTAATACCCAGCTCCATGACAGTACCACGGTTTGATGCAAGAATAACACGCATCCAGTAGAAAGGATCAGCTCCAGTGGTTGAATGGATGCCATAGAGCGGGAGCTGACTGCACACCAGGAAAATGAAGAGAGAAATGACGGTGTAGATCACTTTTTCTCTAAATGGTATTTTCCTGTCAGCACTCTGCACTTCCGGCAAGAAAGCCAAGAAGGGCCTGACAAGATGTAGCACCCGAAAGCCGCCGGCCATCTTCCTGGTCCCACAAAAGAAAATAGATCAACATTATGTACAATGCACATGACAATCTTATCTTAAACATTATAAAGAACAAAGTAAACTTCACAGCAATTCCCATTTCATGCATTATCCCCTAAGTCATGATTAGGATCAGGTTGATGGACTAATTTGGCTGAAACAGAAATGAACATACCCAGACAAGCAGACAAAGGAATAAAATGAAAAGCACAGATTTCTTGCTCAGCTGCATCAATTTGCAACCAGACAAAGATACTGCACATATGCATCACAATTAAATAAAAAAACTTTACTTTTATAAGTGCCTGACAGCTACAATTCTGTTCAAAAATGAAACCAGGCGGCCTATCAAGAAAGTAGCCGAATTAGACCGCTCAGACAATTTTTAGTAACATTAATTGGGTCCATCAGCTTGGATCCAGAAGCAATTTAGCTAGCGTTCATTCAAAACTAAGCGACCAGATAGCTGCCCCAACGCTTTGCTTAAACACATATCAAGTGCACCAGAATAGGAAACTGTGCAACCCTGGGATCAAGCACAGATCCACCGACGAAACGTCGCCACAGCATCATTCCCATCGGCCTAAAACCGCCGCCAATTAACGACTCCGGCGAACGTCGCAGCCATGCTACGGCCTCGGAATCCTATGTTCGCATGGATCTGGACGCCTCACCTACCTACCTAGCACGTAAACCAGCGGCATGAACAAACACGACTCGAGACACACACGCAGGGCGCATCGCTACGCGGATTTCGACACGGATCAGGCAGGAAACAGCAACATGCGACACAGATCTGCGGCAGCGGCACGCGAATCGGGGGAAAGGACGGGCCACCGGATCGCCTCGAGATCCGGAGGTGGCGGAGGGAGGCAGCGGGATTACCTGGCCGCGGACGCCGCCGGCGAGGTGGGCGGTGGCTTCGCCGCGGGCTGGCGAGGGCGTCGAACCCTAGGAGGGGAGGACGGAGCGGGGCGAGGAGAGAGAGCTACGGGGAGAGAGGAGGGAAGAGAGAGGTGGGTAATTAATAGCGGGGAACTGAGAGATCTGGAGGGAGAGATGAGGATGGGGACGAAGCGAGCGGTGTCACGGTCCCTGCGCGCGGGGCCGGGCGAGGGCGGGAGGGCGCGGAGCCGTCTGATCTGGGACGAGCGGTGGATGATGGGTCTCTGTGACGTGGAACCGAGGACGGAGAAGCCACGTCAACCAGAATGGCTCGCTGAGTCGCAGGCTAGTGATGAGCGAACCGGTCTCCGGGCGGGCGCAACTTGTCCCGTGGGAAAGGAAAACATGAAATGAGATCCAAGATATGGGAACTTTGCTGGCCTTCCACGGAAAAAACAAAATAATTCGGGGCTATTTTTAAACATTTCAATTTTGAATGCAATTCAGCACATAAACTGTATCCAGTAGGATGGGAAGATCAATTCTTTGTGACGATAGAGAGACCCTCCATGCAGGCACGAAGCTCGGCTTCCATAGCATCTCTACAAAAAAGAAGCTTCCTATGAGAGGAGAAGATAATAGGGCTTGTGTTGTCCCGAACTCGAAGTACCATTCCTGCTTTCCTCTCCCATCTAACGACCAAGATCCGCCAGTGTTTCATTTTACACATCCATCCATACCATTGGGAAAGAAGTCCAACCGACGCAGTAGCAGATCTAGGGATCGCACCATCATATAAAATAATCTCCTTTCCTTTGACTGGGTCACAAATGGAATTTTGGGCAATACTAATAAGATGATCCAGGTAGCCATAGAAAAACCTTTTAGACACCTCCAATGGTGGTGGTTGTATATGATGAACAACTTCAAATTTGAAATGCAACTCAACAATCATATACTAGCACTAGATTGTTTGAACATTCGTGATTATGGAATTATTTTGTTCGAAATAAATACCAATTTGTTTAAGAATTTACGCTCTATTCATTCAATACTTCGCTCTTTAGAAGATTTTTTTTGCATTTGGATTATCTACCACATATATAAATGCCCTATCCTATCCATTTGGAAATCTTGATTCAGCTGCTTCAATATCGTATCCAAGATGTTCCGTCTTCTGCATTTATTGCGATTCTTTCTCAACTACTATTTGAATTGGACTACTTTCATTACTTCAAGAAATTCATTTTAtttttaaaaagaaaaaaagattgTTTCAGTTCCTATATAACTCTTGTGTATCAGAATATTCTTTTTATCGCCGGTTAAAAAACAATGAAATATATCCATTTGAGCAATTAAATGGAAAGCGGATGCCCGATTAAACAAAAGGTAATTTTGAACGGCTCGACTATTTTGAACATCTCCGCGTATGGCTTTTGTGTTGAGGTCCACCACCGCAAAAATAATGTCTTCTTAAGTACCACCGAGGCTAATACACAGGtcaacaaataaaagaaaagacaATTATATGACTCCAACCATCATGTCGTACCATGACTCCCAAGTCAAGATAAAATATTGCAACATGCATCTCATACAAACATGTTGATTAAACGAAGGCTTATATCACATCACATGCAAACCTCTTGCAGAAACAAGCTAGTCGCATGTAATCAGTTTTGCTGATTACCTTGGATGTTGTGGTTGAGTGGGTAAAAATTTACTGTCCTACACAACCATAAGCATGACACCTCACGTTGTTGTTTCCACATGCGGGGTGTATGAAACATGAGACTATTAAAAATCCGAGCTTCATATTAAACTTCATCATTACTCATGACCCCATGCACATTCAAAATCTACAAGCCCTTCTTCATTTATAAAGATTTTCTTTCTCAACTATGAATGAATCCAAAGTATTTGAAGCTTAACTATGGATGCTAGACCTTAGCAAGCCAGACCTTTGTAAAAAGTTCATCCATGTTGTAAGATCAAAACCTCACAAAATTAGAagggttacaaaacatgaacgtCCGGTAGTTAGATGATGTAGGGTAGAGACCCTAGGGTTCCCAATCTTTCACACTAGGAGGTGGAGAAGGTTTTTTTTGCATGATAATCGTGTCTCATtcatatcataaagatcaaagTACAAGTCATGTAAGGACCGATATGACAGAACTGAAAAGATAGCATAACATCTCTGAGCTTCACACCAACGCCCGTCACCTGCCTTCGGCACCACCACAACAGCCATCGAAGAAAAAAGAATGACGGATCACCTCCTCACCCGAGCTCGACACGGCTCTATTGCTGAcatgcagctttgcggacctccaaggtggctcaACAAAAGTGAAGCCATTGtcgttgaacgaatcagaccggggcaacaccccggacacgccatcAAACTCCAAATCTGGCACCCCACCACGACTAAGACGCCGAAGGAGGAAACCGCACCTCCCATCCATCAACCACGAACCCAGCACACATTCCGTCTTCCAGATGTCATCGATGCCgaccacaatctgcatccgctcctgaACTACCTCCCAAACTCCGCGCCAACGTTGGCGAAGACGTCGTCGCTACGGCGGAGCCCGAGGAAACATGTCCACCACGAGGATGCCATTGCCACACCATCCTTACTTGAACAGACTGGTTTCCAAAACTATCTCCAACCATAGGGTCGATCGCCTTGTCGAGGAAGGATCTTAAGAATCTTTATtcagcgccgccgtcgccgctgccGAAGTCAAGACGATGAACAACATAAAAATGATGGTACTTTAGCCGAAAACTATCCACGCACGTGGATCCGACAACCCCACTCACCATCGATGACCGAGGTCGTCGGCAGAGGGGAGCCGCTAGAGGACGGCGACAGAGGAACTCTCCTTGGGAGAGATGTTGGCGAGATCGCCCTTTTTCTTCCAGATGAAGAAAGAAAGACTCGTGGGTACATCAGAGCCAACTTGGCAAGTGCAAATAGAGAAGATGAACACAAGAAGAATAACAAGAGAAACACTCAAGACAATAACACAATTCACACATTCACTAGCTCCACAATCCCATGCAAGCACATGGATCCACAaccaacaaaagaaaacaagTAAAGAGGCAGGGTTCATCTCAAATCCTAGGGGAGATGAGGCCTTGGAGGGGATAGTTCTTCCCAGTCCTCTAGGAGAGGTGGGGACTTAAAATCCATGGAGGATCTTCCCTAAAAGGGGCCTTGAATCCACTAGAGATCTTCTCCAATTGAGGTCTTGATCCCCAATGGAGTAGGtaaaggagcaaagctctctctaGTTTATCCCATATGCTTTACTAACCCCGATTCATCCAAGTGATGGGGTATATATAGTCTAGTGGGGCAGAGAGGGATACATGGTCTGAAACCCGAGTGGCTGCATGCTGGCAGTGTCGGACGTCTGGTGGTCATCTGATGTCCGGTGGCTTCGGAGGGACCGGATGTTCGGTGGCTTGTCAGGGACAGGATGTTTGGAGGCCTTCAAACTTATTGtaattgatatgtctccaacgtatttataattttttattgttccatgttgttatattatcattcttgaatgttttacaatcattttataacaactttatatcattttttgggactaacctattgacatagtgcccattgccagttgttgtttttgcttgttttttacttcgcagaaaaataataccaaatggagtccaaacgtagtgaaattatttcagaatttttctgggccagaagatataggatgggccaaagaagtactagaggggtgccccgaggggggcacaacccacctgggcgcgcctgggggcccaggcgcgccctgatgggttgtacccacctcggtggcctcccgcaccgcctctttgctctataaataccccaatattccaaaaaccctaggggagtcgacgaaacacaattccagctgccgcaagttccagaaaccacagatccaatctaggcaccatcacggaggggttcatcatccttattggtgcctctccgatgatgcgtgagtggTTCATTGTAggcctacgggtccgtagttagtagctagatgacttcctctctcttttttgattctcaatacaatggtctcttggagatctatttgatgtaactctttttgcggtgtgtttgttgggatccgatgaactttgagtttatgatcagatctatgtttttatccatgaaagttatttgagtctttcgatctcttatatgcatggttacttatagcctcgtatttcttcttcgaatctttggtttagttaggctgactagatcaatttttcttgccatgggaagaggtgctttatgatgggttcgatcttacggtgctcaatcccagtgacagaaggggaaatgacacgtatgtatcgttgctattaaggataacaagatggggtctattcctacattaatagatagatcttgtctacatcatgtcgtcgttcttattgcattatttcgtttctccatgaacttaatacactagatgcatgctggatagcggtcgatgtgtggagtaatagtagtagatgcaggcaggagtcggtctactaatcttggacgtgatgcctatataatgatcattgcctggatatcgtcataattatttgaagttctatcaatttcccaacagtaatttgtttacccatcgtatactatttttctcgagagaagccactagtgaaatctacgggcccctgggtctcttctttatcatatttgccttcgagatctatttttatttgcttttgtttcagatctattaatccaaaacccaaaaataccttgctgcaatttattgttatttattttatctcgcgttcccacgagatttatttatccaatctattacaattttatCTTTctttttacccgggagggattgacaacccctcttttatgtcgggttgcaagtatttgttctttgtgtgcaggtaccgttcacgtagtgttgcgtggttctcctactagttcgataaccttggtctcatcactgagggaaatacctaccgtagttgtgctgcatcatcccttcctctttggggaaataccgacgtagttcaagtcgcatcaaaaggaatttatggcgccgttgccggggatacATCATCAatatctaccaggttcctaatcacaaatctcatctccttgcaatttacattatttgccatttgcctctcgttttgatcacccccacttcacaaaaatttgtcgttttattcgccctctttttcgctcacctttctcgtcagatctcttatttgcttgaacttgtcatcatgagtgactttggtatggcagaagcagatgatggcctaactcctaaaattggatgatctggcaatctggatgctaaaacttttgtttTTGGGCAAGGGAATGTTATAAGAAAAGAACATAttcaagaatttttcaattgtgttggaaatttaAGTCTTGACGATGTTCCTATACTTAAAAGGACTAAATCTTATGCAgaagctatttcagcactagttctgaaacttgaaaataAATTTACCCGTACCCATCCTACCTTGCAACGATTTTTTTAGCTACCCGTTATAAAGAATCCCAaagctaaaaagttggccacccttgttcttatgaatgaatttgattacataatatgggaagctagggaaattttTGGTTTCTATGGTATGAATCATGAAAAACGGTGACAGATGAGATTCTTTATAATAGTGATTATGTGCTAAGACATTTGCTTGGGAATAATCAAATATTTGATGGGAATCTCAAAAAGGAAGTCCCtgttttagatataatccaacaagttttcaatgatgTTAATCAACACTATTCCTGAATTATTGCCGGAAATCAAAGGGGATATGATGATAAGCAACTTGATAGTGCTAAAGTCTCTATGGATAAGGTGTTTTATGTTGTTTTTGCAAAACCTCCTGAAAAAAACACCTCTAAGGAAAATGAAatcaaagatgacaatacttagatctttgcactatgcctagctaggggcataaaacgatagcgcttgttgggaggcaacccaatgaataaaatttatttttgtctttttctttctgttcttgagtgtttgcacaattatgctactgttatgattgtttttttatgttttaattagtgtttgtgccaagcaaagcctttgggatcatgttgggtgatagttgatttgatcttgttgaaaaatagaaacttttgtgcGCCAGTCgcagaatttttaaaaatcacagaagcgtgataaaatttgaattttttacacaagatttatacaaattgcctacgttgtcctaatttttcagaatttttggagttatagaagtattcaaagttttcagattgctacagattgttctgtttttgacagattctgttttatttgcattgtgtgcttatttcgatgaatctatggtttgtgTTGGAGGGTATAAGCTATAGCAAAGGTGGAATACAATATATATAAtgcaaaataaaatatgaatgggtttgcaacagtacttagcgtggtgatttgctttgttatactaacgaatctcacgaaggttttgttgagttttgtgtgattgaagttttcaagttttaggtGAGATCACGATGAATGAAGGATTGAGGAGTAAGAagggcctaagcttgggggtgcccatggcatcccaagctattatctaaaagagaagcaagcaactaagcttggggatgcccccgagtggcatcccctctttcttctaacgaccatc
This genomic window contains:
- the LOC109741620 gene encoding uncharacterized protein gives rise to the protein MAGGFRVLHLVRPFLAFLPEVQSADRKIPFREKVIYTVISLFIFLVCSQLPLYGIHSTTGADPFYWMRVILASNRGTVMELGITPIVTSGMVMQLLVGSKIIEVDNSVREDRALLNGAQKLLGILIAIGEAVAYVLSGMYGSVSQLGTGNAILIILQLFFAGIIVICLDELLQKGYGLGSGISLFIATNICENIIWKAFSPTTINSGRGAEFEGAVIALFHLLITRSDKVRALREAFYRQNLPNVTNLLATVLVFLIVIYFQGFRVVLPVRSKNARGQQGSYPIKLFYTSNMPIILHSALITNLYFISQLLYRKYSGNFLVNLLGIWKESEYSGHSIPVGGLAYYVTAPSSMADILANPFHALFYVVFMLSACALFSKTWIEVSGSSAKDVAKQLKEQQMVMPGHRESNLQKELNRYIPTAAAFGGVCIGALTVLADFMGAIGSGTGILLAVTIIYQYFETFEKERATELGFFGF